From the Drosophila sechellia strain sech25 chromosome X, ASM438219v1, whole genome shotgun sequence genome, the window TCATAGCCCGAGTCGTACTTCAATTCCTCCCGCAAAAACTGGAAAAATTCGTTTAAAGatgggaaaataaaataaaggaTGTGAAATgttgcaaatttaaaattaataatgaacgATGAAGTAACAAGTGTGTGCCTACATTAAAGGTCATGCTGAATGAATGAATTGATTTTAAACATGAACGATATTATATTATCTGCCTATTATATAGGTTGATTAGGATGAATTATAATATTCTTATCGAAATTACTTTTCGATTAACAAGAAAGGAAGCTCAGTTCGGCAAGCCGAGTTTGATACATCGTTGTAATATTtaactatatacatatttcaatGAAGGGAAACAAAATTCTTCGCAAAACAAGAACGCACGCCTATAACACTGCTCATTGAATGATAATAATCTGAATAATGAAATTTCTATATGCTTTCTAGTGTATAATCTGTGTCAGCTTAACGAGCAGCGATTTCTAGTCATGGCAACATGATTCTCATATACTTTGGACTTTCGGTTCAAATGGCTTTTAAAACATACGTCATCGGACTCGCTCAGATCGATGTTTCCATTATCGTCATCATCCAGCTGGCGATGCAAGCTGGCAATAGCCTCCATACCAAAGCGATCCTGAACACTTCCACTGTAGCAATCAAAATCATCAGCAGCACACGCTCCATCCGCTGAACCACTACCCATGGAACCTGTTGAAAGTGCATCCGGTtagcaaaatatataaaagaagCTATTAAATCTAATCCAGAAGAGACTATTTAaatcaaaacataataatacaTACTGTTAAAAACCCGTCCATCAGATGATAGCTAGCGAAATTGTGTtataacacaaaaaaataataatgaaaaggTGGTAACTTCGGCGAGCCAAAGTTCAAATACCGATGCAGTTAGGAAAGAAAAAGTGCAGTTTGTTATAGTCGTTCGATTTTCCCACAAATTGCAATCTTGTCCTAAAATCGCCCTGAAAATTCCCATATAATATATGGGCATCGGAAATTAAACTATGACAAATAAATTGCTGAGCTCCTACAAAACGAACACACATCGAATATCAATTTAACAAAGATAAgaaatagaaatcaataaaaagcaagaaatttcggaataaaatttaaattacttcaaaaaaaaaaaaaaaacgaagttTTACCAATTTGGCCAGATTGTCCTATATGTAAATAGTCCGATCGTTCACATGGCAGCTACATATATGAAATAGTCGTCTGATCTCGGCTGTTTCGACCTATATACTACCTGCAATAGAAAGAAGACTATATTTAAAGTTTCAACCAGGTGGCTTCAAAATGGAGTGACTGGTTTGCTTAAcaacggacagacagacaaacATACGGACATGCTTATATATACTAGAACTATCTACTTTACAAGATTGGAATATTCGTCGCGGCGTTGCAAGCGTCTGGCCAAATTGATTGCATTACCCGCTGCAAGGGTATATCAAGTTCAGTAGCTATATATATTGGCTCTAAATATCCTTAAACATGCTTCAAATCTACCTTATAGTACCGCTCACAAATGGGATGCTCTTCTTAACTTGCAAGCTTAAGCTTATGCATAGACTTAGTTCGTGCTATTAATGACTGGTTTTGGCAGATCCGATTAGCAGGTGCTTTGCCTCGTGCGCAACTTACTAAATTCATTGCTGACTGCCTGGGACATGGCCTCGCTCAGAAGATTATATGAGCTCCTGTGCAGATTTTGCGCCAGATGAGTGGAGTGCTCTCCGCCGCTTCCGGCGTGCGATGCGGCGATATGGGTGACATGTTCCGACTGCGAATTGTGTAAACTCTGACCAGATTCGTGGGATGAGTGACGTTGTGAGGCAACATTGGGATTTTGCTTATACTGATGCTGTGTGTTGTATCGATTCGAATCGACTGATACTGTGTGCGGGCCATGATCTAGCGTACTTATGCTCTTCAGCACACAGCAGAAGAATATTAACGAGTAATTCCAAATGGTattctttcgcattgttacgAGTTGTGTGCGGACTTCTTCAATACAAATTATCGCATACGTCTCCTTTAAATCGGTAAATCGGCTCGGTTTCTTATAAgtttacaaattaaatttgttgctCGCGAAAGTCATAGTTTTCAACTGATGATATCCTGCAATGATATATGAGAAAAAGAGATGTCAGAAATGTGGCAGAACTAGATTTCAACTTAAAAACTAAGTAATATGGGACTGAGTAATATTCAAAGAGTAAGCTTTTTTGCCCTGTGAAGTATATGTGTaccatatgtatatatatttctattcAGCATTTAGTTTCGGGAGTAATTATGGTACTTGTTGATTTCAGGGATCCTCTTAACAAGTTAACAAGCTTTTAATTGTTATATTGCAATCTTCTTCAATGGATCTTTACATCTGGAACTATTTTTTCTCGACTTTATAACGCATATTCCATATTCTATTAAATTCCATAGTGAGCGAGGCGTATAGTACGTAAAGAAAATTGATTAAATAATCAAGCAAATCCAACTGTGTGCGAAAGTATTATTGCATTGGCCAATAAATAAAGATTTACTGGGCACAGACTTACGAGGCTTTTATTTGTCGATGAGATTCAGTTTTAGGGGTCTTTAAAGATAACCGCTGAGCGCAAATTGACTGA encodes:
- the LOC6620012 gene encoding stromal interaction molecule homolog isoform X6; translated protein: MRKNTIWNYSLIFFCCVLKSISTLDHGPHTVSVDSNRYNTQHQYKQNPNVASQRHSSHESGQSLHNSQSEHVTHIAASHAGSGGEHSTHLAQNLHRSSYNLLSEAMSQAVSNEFSSMGSGSADGACAADDFDCYSGSVQDRFGMEAIASLHRQLDDDDNGNIDLSESDDIGCE
- the LOC6620012 gene encoding stromal interaction molecule homolog isoform X7; translation: MRKNTIWNYSLIFFCCVLKSISTLDHGPHTVSVDSNRYNTQHQYKQNPNVASQRHSSHESGQSLHNSQSEHVTHIAASHAGSGGEHSTHLAQNLHRSSYNLLSEAMSQAVSNEFSSI